CCGTTCAGGAACTCGATAGCTTTACAATTACAGCAATCGTCATGGTCTTGATTTTTGTGGTGCTTTTGATTATTTATATTCGAAGAGCTAGTCGGGCTGAGGACCAGTACAAGGTCGAAAATGCCAGAGCGATAGCTCTGGCTGAACAAAAATCGGAGATGCTAGCTACAATGAGCCACGAAATCCGTAATCCACTAACGGCGATTACCGGGTTCGTATACCTGATGAAAAACACTACACTTACGGATGAACAAAAACGCATGGTGCGCTCTATCCAAACCTCGTCAGATATGTTGATGGAAACCGTGAACGATATTTTGGATATGACTAAAGTAGAAAGTCAACAGTCGGATGTGCTGAAGGTAGTTTCTTTTACTCCCTATCATGAGATACAAGAAACGGTAGAAACTATGCGGTTCATTGCAACGAGAAAAGAAATCGAACTAACTTTTACCTTTGAGGGTTCGCAGGACGGTATGGTATATGGTGACCCCTTTAGATTGAAACAGATCGTGATTAATTTATTAGGAAATGCTATTAAATATACAGATGAGGGAGCGGTAGAAGTTAATTGCAGTCTTATTGAAGGGAACCGTAGAGGAGTGTACGACCTGCATGTAAAAATAAAAGATACGGGTGTTGGAATCCCACTCGATAAACAATCAAAATTATTTACGAAGTACTATCAAGCGGGGAGAGATAATAAAAGACTGGGTACCGGACTGGGACTGTATATCTGCTATCAGTTAGTTAAATTGCAACAAGGTACATTGCAAGTTGAAAGCGTAGAAGGAAAAGGTTCGTTATTTAGTTTTCATATTCCTTATAAATCGGCAAATGTGTAACTGATATGTTTTTGTCGTTAGGTCCAAAAATCCAGCCATTCACGCTTAATAGTTCTGAAATAATGCAATGTGATTAATTCTTGAACCGAAAACCATTTTAGAGTTTGTTTTTCAGGATTCTTTGTTCGCCACCTTTGTGTAATTTTATAGCTCAAATTTGTGGAAAAACCAATGAAAAGGAGTAGGTTTGCACTTTTTATTTTTTATTTGTTGTTAACATTATAACCTTATATGGGGGCTAAAATACAGGCTATAGATTATTATTTTCCAGAAAAAAAAGTTACAAATCAAGATCTTGGCCGTGAATTTCCAGACTACGATTTTTCTAAATTTGAGTATAAAATAGGGATTAGCAGCAGATACGTAGCAGCACCTAATGAAACAGCCTTGGATTTGGCAGAAAAAGCCTGCTTAAAATTATTCGGAAGGATAGATAAGAATCAAATCGACTATGTGTTGTACTGTACGCAAAGTCCTGAGTACATTATGCCCTCCACGGCCTGTATTTTGCAAGATCGTTTGGGTTTAAATAAAACTGTCGGGGCTTTTGATTTTAACTTGGGCTGTTCTGGTTATACTTATGGATTGAGTATGGCCAAAGCATTTATCGAAAGCGGGCAGGCCAAGAATATATTGCTGGTTACTACAGATACATATTCGAAGTATATCAATAAAAAGGACCGATCGAATAGAGCTATTTTTGGAGATGCTGCCACAGCAACATTGGTGTCTTTTGCAGAAAAAAATGGGATATATAAATTCAGATTTGGCACAGACGGTGGAGGTTTTAATAAATTGATTGTTAAAAATGGAGCAGGCAGATACCCGCATGATAATGAAGCCGTAGAGCATATATATGGAAGGGGAAATATCTATACCGAAAATAATCTTTATATGAACGGCCCTGAGATATTTCGTTTTACCAGTACTGTCGTTCCTCCCTTTATTGAGGAAGTTTTAAAATTCAACGATGTTGAAAAGAAAGATATTGGGCAGTTTGTGTTTCATCAGGCAAATGCCCATATGCTAAAAGTCATGAGAGAAAGGCTATTTCTCCCGATCGCTAAGTTTTATATTAATTTGCGTGACGGAGGTAATACCGTGTCATCAACTATTCCTATCGCTCTAAAAAACTACAGTAATCAGGATATGAATGTAGACGAAACCGCGGTTATTATCGCAGGTTTCGGCGTAGGCTTATCGTGGTCTGCAGGTTTGATTGATATCTCTAGAGGACTTTGACTTTATAGCCATCCCTTTTTCTTAAACCATGCATAAATAGCTAGTGTGATGATAATCATCAATAGCATAATAATTGGATAGCCAAAATACCAATCAAGTTCTGGCATGAAATGAAAATTCATGCCATATATTCCTACTATGAATGTCAACGGCATAAAAAATACCGAAAAGATAGTCAACACGCGCATGATCTCATTCGTACGATGAGATGCTATAGAGAAATAGGCGGAAAGTAACTGGGCGGTATTCTCGGATAGGTTGTCGTAGATACTTTGAATGCGTACATAAAGATCCCTGATATCTCTTGTATAGATATTTCGCTGTTCAGGTGCATCTATTTTGTCTATTATTTCAAATGATAAGATAAGGAGCCTACGGATAACATCTACCTTACGTTTTACATAATAAAGCCCCCTTAGAACGGGCGCTTTACGTTGTTTGAGAAATACATTTTCTTCGAAGTAGTCAAGTGAGGAGGCAAGTTTTGCGCTAGGTTCTTCGAATGTGAGTAAGGAAGCGCGGATTAAGCGGTTTAATACACAGTAAATATCATTGCAGCCACCTGTAGTTATTGCTTTCGCTTGAACTTCATCAATTAAGGCCTGTGTTGTTCGGTGTATAGTAACAATATAATCTGATGAGAAAAAGATGGCAATTTTGTTGGTGAGTTCGTGGATGGTGTCTGCCTCAGCTAATGCCCGCTTTGTGAAGACGCGAAAGATAATAAAATTATAGTGGTCAACGATCTCATATTTGGGTAAGTGATCAGGCTGCAAACAATCTTTGACAGAAGTTTCATGTAACGAGAACGTTTTTGCGATTTCTTCCATCTCTTTCAATGACGGATCTGTTAAATCTATCCAGTCAAAACCATGTTGTGCCCGAGTGGCAAAAATTCGTTTCATGTAAATGATATTTCCTTGAGTTAACTAAGTTATCATCTTTTTGTTTTCTTTTCTTCCGCCTCCTTTACATCTTCCGTTTCCGGGCTTAAAGACTGCTGTTGTCGAGAGGCGTTTGCTTCATACTGTAAACTTAAAAAGATTGGGAAATGATCAGAATCAAAATTAGGAAGACGTTTCATTTCTTTGAGTTTAAAGTCGGTTGAAATGAAAGCGTGGTCTAAGGGGAAACGCATAAAAGGATAATGCGCATGAAACGTATTGAAAAAGCCTCTTCCCCTGCGGGGATCCAACAGACCACTCATTTTTAAGAAGAGTTCTGTCGTGTAACTCCAAGCCACATCGTTCAGGTCGCCTATTACTATGACTGGTGTTTTACAGGCTTTGGCTAGATCTGCAATAAGTAACAATTCCTTATCCCTTTCTGTGGAACGTGGATTCTCATTGGGTACAGGAGGAGTGGGATGTATCGCATATAATTGTACGGCCTGTCCGTTTCTTAGTGTTAATTGGCAGTGTATAGAAGGTATATCTTTTTCCACCATGTACTTGATAGACACGTTGTTTAGTGGCAACTTAGAATAAAGTAGCATGCCGTAGGTGTTCTCTAAGGGGACTTTTACGTGGTGATGGTAGTCTGCTTCGAGTCTGTTGGTTTGTGCTTCCCATCTCTTGTTCGTTTCCAATAGGAGAACAACGTCGGGATTGGCCCTGTAAATTTCATTTAAACAGCCTGCGGTATTTGTGTTATCCTCATAGACGTTAGCGATCATAATACGGATACTTTGTGTCGGTTTATCATCTACCGCGGTTAACACTTGTTTTTTTGCAAAAATGGTAAATGGATAAATCTGAAAAAGAAGGTAACAGCTATTGATAACAAGCGTACTCAAGAGTAACCAGTATAGCAGTGATGTCTTTTGAAAGTACAGTATAACTAATATAAGCGCTGCTGCAGAAAGCACCAATTTTTGCAAACGAGGATAATCAAATACCCTGAATGTCCAGTAGTCGTGCTTGATAAAAGGTATTGCCGTAAAGGAGATGATAGCAAATGAAAAAACACTGATAAAAATATCCATATATAGTATGTCAGATCGTATTTATTTAAGCGAAGGTAAAAATAAATAACAAATGGTGCGATATTTGCTTAAAGCTGAGACGAACTAAAACTATAATTTGTATGAATTTAAAAAGACTTTTATTAATAGGTATACTTGGCTTCGCAGGTGTTTTTTTTGCTACCAAAAGCTACGCCCAGTCACCTAAGGTTACCTTATCGCCCGAATTACTAGTGCCTTTCAGTAAGGCGTATAATGTTGGTATAGGTGGCATTTTGGAAGCCGAATGGCCAGTAGAACGTAAATTGGGTTTAACCCTGGCTACTGGTGTTGAATCCTTGTTTCCGAAAAACGACAGAAGAGATAACTATACGTTCTTACCATTAAAAGGTGGTATCAAGTACTACGTTGATGGACAGTTTTATCTGAATTTTAATATGGGAGCTGCCGTAGGATTTAACGATTACGGTACCCATTTTCTTATTGGAGGAGGTGCGGGATATCAATTTACGAATAGAATCGATGCCGGTTTTAGGATAGAGGATGCAGGAACGTCTTACTTAGCTTTGAAAGTTGGTTTTAGACTGTAAAATTTTTATAAACAAAGAGGTTGCTCAATTGGGCGCCTCTTTGCTTTTTATACTACAATTTAGTTATCCAATCTTTGTTTATCATTAAAAAAATGATAGTTTTGAAGAAGATAATAACCTTTTGATGATAACCCAACTATTGTAGCGTTTACTGATATGCACTATTCCTTAAGTTGTTTTTTTGTCATTGCTAAAACGTTAAAGTATTTTAGTCCCTAAATTTGTAATTGTAATGAAAAATATGAAAATCCGAAACATTGCCTATAGCTTGAAATTTTTTTTCACTATTTATTTTTTTATACTGATTATTCCAGCGAAAGCTCAACAAAATCCTGTTTTTGAAGGTTGGTATGCTGATCCTGAAGGAATAAAATATGGCGATCAATTTTGGGTGTTCCCTACTTACTCAGCGCCTTATGAGGAGCAGGTGTTTATGGATGCTTTCTCCTCGAAAGACTTGAAAAATTGGCAAAAACATTCCCGTATTATAGACACTTCTGCAGTAAAATGGGCAAAAAAGGCCATGTGGGCGCCAGCAGTTTTAGAGAAAGAAGGTAAGTACTATCTGTTTTTCGGAGCGAATGATGTTCATGAAGGAGAAATAGGTGGGATCGGTGTTGCGGTCGCCGATCGACCTGAGGGACCTTATCGGGATTTATTGGGCAAACCTCTAATTAATGAAATAGTTAACGGTGCGCAACCCATCGATCAGTTTGTTTTTAAAGATACTGATGGCGCTTATTATATGTATTATGGAGGTTGGGGCCACTGCAATATCGTAAAGTTGAATGACGATTTTACTGGATTGGTGCCTTTTGATGACGGAGAAATGTATAAGGAGGTTACACCAAAGGATTACGTAGAAGGCCCTTTTATGTTCGTAAGGGATGGGAAATATTACTTTATGTGGTCAGAGGGCGGCTGGACAGGGCCAGACTATAAAGTGGCATATGCTATAGCTGATTCTCCATTCGGTCCTTTCGAGCGTATCGACACCATTTTGGAACAAGATCCTACCGTTGCAACTGGGGCAGGTCACCATTCTGTTATTTATGACTCATCGAATGATAAATGGTTTATTGTATATCATAGGAGGCCATTGGGAGAAACCAGTGCCCACCATCGGGTGACGTGTATAGACGAGATGCATTTTGATGAAAAGGGATTTATAAAACCGGTAACCATGACCAAATAGCTATAAAAAACCTTATTTAAGGTAGCTTATGTGAGAAAGAATACTAGTTTTGCATTTTTATTCTATTTAAATGAAACATTAACAAGCAATGCTTGTAAAACAGAAGATGAGTAAGATAGTATTAGGAGGCAGCGGACAGCTTGGACAATGTATTAAATCTGTTGCCGGAGAAAAATCGGAAGACAGCAAGTTGATTTTTTTTTCTTCAAAGGATGCTGACTTGAATAATTATGGGCAAATGCGTAATATGTTTGAGGCCTATAAACCACAAATGATAATTAATTGTGCTGCTTACACCGCAGTTGACAAAGCGGAAGAGGAGCAGGATATTGCTTATGCTTTAAATGCTGATGCCGCCGGCAATTTGGCTTCATTGTGTAAACATTATAATAGTGAACTTATACATATCTCTACAGACTTCGTGTTTGAAGGTAATAAGCCAGGGTTACTTACCGAAGAGGATATCACAAAGCCGATTGGAGTGTATGGGAAAACAAAATTGATCGGGGAGAAGAAAATTCAAGAAGAATGGGGACGTTCAATTATCTTGCGCACAAGTTGGCTTTATTCGGAATATGGAAATAACTTTCTGAAGACTATTCTGCGTTTGGCTGGAGATAGAGACGAAGTGAAAATCATATGTGATCAAGTGGGTACACCTACCTACGGAATCGACCTCGCACGTGCGATATTGCATATTATTTCTTTAGAAAATAAAGAATATGGAATATACCACTATAGTAATGAAGGAGTAGCAAGTTGGTACGATTTTGCCTATGAAATATGCAAGATAAAGGGGTTATCTGTAGCCGTTAAACCCATAAAAACAGGAGAATTTCCTACCAAAGCAAAAAGACCGATTTATTCGGTGATGGATAAAACGAAGGTAAAAGAGACGTTTAACCTCGAAATAGCTCATTGGACAGACAGCTTGAGAATCTGCTTGGAACGCCTAAGCACCAACTAAAAGTTAACGTTTATTAGGTGAAGGCAATAGTAGCAAAATAATTAGCACATGAAGTGGAAAGTTTTAACCTCGGAATATTTAATAAAAGCACCATGGGCAGTGCTCCGCAGAGATAAATGTGAAATGCCCAATGGGCACGTCGTTCCTGAATATTATGTGTTGGAATATCCTAATTGGGTTAATATTGTAGCATTGACAAAAGATAATCAGGTCATTTTGGTGAAGCAGTACCGTCATGGTGCGGGTATAGAATCGCTGGAAATCCCAGGAGGTGTTATTGACGAGGGAGAAGATGCAGAAACTGCAGCCAGACGTGAAATGTTAGAAGAAACCGGCTATACATTTGATCAAATGGAAAAGATTGTCGAGTTGTACCCAAACCCCGCGACAAGTACAAATATTACCACAACATTTGTTGCGCGTGGTGGTGTTAAAATAAGGGAGCAAGCGTTGGATGATCAGGAAGAAATAGAGGTTTTCTTGGTTTCTATTGACGAAACAAAAAAACTCCTGAAAGAAAATAAGATACCGCAGGCACTTCATGCGGCGGCTTTGTTTTATGCACTTTATTAATTGCTATTATCTATTCCAAATAGTGGTCAGAGCTGGTAACTCATGGCGAAATTAGTACCTTTGCTCCATGGCAAGAGAGATTTTGGAAAATAAGCGTAAAGCATTAAGAATTAACCTCAATGAACAAATTTATGGCACTTTTGCAGAAATAGGTGCCGGACAGGAAGTTGCGCGTAATTTTTTTACCGCGGGTGCTGCCTCAGGCACTATCGCAAAAACGATGAGTGCTTATGATATGGCCTTCAGTGATGCCATTTATGGAGCTGAATATAATAGAAGGTACGTTAGCAGTTCTCGATTAGAAAAGATGTTAGACCATGAGTATGGGTTATTGACAGACCGGCTAACAGGGTCTAAATATCAAAACCGCAAATTCTTCGCTTTTGCCGATACGGTTACCACATTAAATTTTAGCAAAACAAATGATCCACATGGTTGGATTGGTATCCGTTTCCAGTCGGAAGTAGGAGGGGATCCTAATGATATTATCGTTCACGTGCGCTTGTTGGACAGCGACGCTTCGTTACAGCAGACAGTACTTGGAATATTGGGTGTGAATCTAGTGTTTGCGGCGTATTTTTACATAAATGATGTCCAAACGATGATAGAGAGTCTGGCAGATAACCTAGCTGCAGGGTCAGTAGAAATCGATTTGGTAAAAGTTAACGGTCCTGTGTTTAATAACGTGAACGAAAGGCTGATCAATCTTTACTTAATAGCTAAGGGGTTTTCAAGTGCGGCGATATTTGATAAAGATGGACATGCCCACCAGGCAAGAGACTTTTTGTATAAAAGGGATATCATTATTTTAAGAACAAAATATAGGCAGAAATCCAATCCTAACTTTGATTTATTTAATCTTGCGGTTGATCAATTTAAGCGGAATCTAGGTGTGAAAGATAGCAATTTATTGGTGATGATTGAGGTTCTTATGTCGAACGTTTTAGACGATCACCCTGAATTGAGTAATGACGATCTTGAGTATTTTGCGCAAAGAGCTGAGGAGCTTTGTGCTACCGGAAACCATATATTGGTTTCCAACTTTACTCGTAGCCATAAATTGGCAAATTATCTTTCTCAATTCAAACCAAAAAACGTTGGTATTTCTACCAATATATCGAATTTGCGTAATATATTCAATTCTAGAAACTATGGTGATACTTATACGGATGAACTATTGGCCTACGTAAGTGGTATGTTTAGTAAAAATGTTAAGCTGTACGCCTATCCATATCTAGATAAAAAGAGTAATGAAATTATTAACACGAACAATATGCCAGTGTCGAGAGAAGCTAAACCACTATTCGATTTTCTAACACAAAATCATTACATTATTGATATAGAAAACTACGATGAGCGATTTGTAAAAACAGTTTAAGAATAGCTCTGCTTCTCAGCAGCTGAAATCGTGTAAGGGGTATTTACTAAATAACTCCAAGGTAACTAATATTCGAATTAACGTAAAGAAAAATAAAAAGGCACGGTAAGTTACAATTACAACCTACCGTGCCTTTTTATTTTAAACAACCTCTTCGTATTCACTTAACGGAGGACAGGAGCAGATCAATGAACGATCACCGTAAGAATCATTCACACGTCCTACTGCTGGCCAAAACTTGCGTGTCGCAACGTAAGGCAAGGGAAAGGCTGCCTCTTGACGGTTGTAAGGCCTATCCCAGTCATCAGCACTGATGACTGCCAATGTATGAGGTGCGTGCTTGAGTAAGTTGTCGACTTTATCCGCTATGCCATCTTCAATGGCAGTAATTTCTTTTCTAATGGCAATTAATGCATCACAGAAACGGTCAAGCTCAGCCTTAGGTTCCGATTCGGTCGGCTCTACCATGAGTGTGCCGGCAACTGGGAATGATACTGTTGGCGCATGAAAGCCATAATCCATTAAACGCTTAGCAATGTCACCAACTTCTACACCGTAGTTTTTAAAACTGCGACAATCTAAAATCATCTCATGAGCACAACGTCCATTGGTGCCAGCATATAATACCTTATAACTGTTTTCTAAACGCGCCTTTATATAGTTGGCATTCAAGATGGCAAATCTAGTGGCATTAGTTAGCCCTTCTGCTCCCATCATGGCAACATATGCATGCGAAATAATCAATATAGAAGCTGATCCAAATGGGGCTGCAGATACCGCTGAAATCGATTTTCCTTGATTGATGTCTACTACTTCATGTCCCGGTAGATAAGGCACTAAATGCGTTGCTACGCCAATTGGTCCCATACCCGGCCCTCCACCTCCGTGTGGGATACAGAAGGTCTTATGTAAGTTAAGGTGACAGACATCAGCTCCTACGGTTGCGGGACTGGTTAAGCCTACTTGGGCGTTCATGTTAGCTCCGTCCATATATACCTGTCCGCCGTTATCATGTATAATTTGGCAGATATCTATAATAGATTCTTCAAATACACCGTGCGTAGAAGGATAAGTAACCATTAAACAGCTTAAGTTGTTGCGGTTAGCATTTGCCTTCTCTTTTAAGTCATTTACATCAATATTTCCGCGTTCATCGCATTTTACAATAACGATCTTCATTCCAGCCATAGCCGCGGACGCGGGGTTTGTTCCATGGGCGGATGAAGGGATCAATACAACGTTACGATGGTGATCCCCCCGATCTTCATGGTAGGCTCTAATAACCATCAAACCTGTATACTCTCCC
This Olivibacter sp. SDN3 DNA region includes the following protein-coding sequences:
- a CDS encoding ketoacyl-ACP synthase III, encoding MGAKIQAIDYYFPEKKVTNQDLGREFPDYDFSKFEYKIGISSRYVAAPNETALDLAEKACLKLFGRIDKNQIDYVLYCTQSPEYIMPSTACILQDRLGLNKTVGAFDFNLGCSGYTYGLSMAKAFIESGQAKNILLVTTDTYSKYINKKDRSNRAIFGDAATATLVSFAEKNGIYKFRFGTDGGGFNKLIVKNGAGRYPHDNEAVEHIYGRGNIYTENNLYMNGPEIFRFTSTVVPPFIEEVLKFNDVEKKDIGQFVFHQANAHMLKVMRERLFLPIAKFYINLRDGGNTVSSTIPIALKNYSNQDMNVDETAVIIAGFGVGLSWSAGLIDISRGL
- a CDS encoding CorA family divalent cation transporter encodes the protein MKRIFATRAQHGFDWIDLTDPSLKEMEEIAKTFSLHETSVKDCLQPDHLPKYEIVDHYNFIIFRVFTKRALAEADTIHELTNKIAIFFSSDYIVTIHRTTQALIDEVQAKAITTGGCNDIYCVLNRLIRASLLTFEEPSAKLASSLDYFEENVFLKQRKAPVLRGLYYVKRKVDVIRRLLILSFEIIDKIDAPEQRNIYTRDIRDLYVRIQSIYDNLSENTAQLLSAYFSIASHRTNEIMRVLTIFSVFFMPLTFIVGIYGMNFHFMPELDWYFGYPIIMLLMIIITLAIYAWFKKKGWL
- a CDS encoding endonuclease/exonuclease/phosphatase family protein; the encoded protein is MDIFISVFSFAIISFTAIPFIKHDYWTFRVFDYPRLQKLVLSAAALILVILYFQKTSLLYWLLLSTLVINSCYLLFQIYPFTIFAKKQVLTAVDDKPTQSIRIMIANVYEDNTNTAGCLNEIYRANPDVVLLLETNKRWEAQTNRLEADYHHHVKVPLENTYGMLLYSKLPLNNVSIKYMVEKDIPSIHCQLTLRNGQAVQLYAIHPTPPVPNENPRSTERDKELLLIADLAKACKTPVIVIGDLNDVAWSYTTELFLKMSGLLDPRRGRGFFNTFHAHYPFMRFPLDHAFISTDFKLKEMKRLPNFDSDHFPIFLSLQYEANASRQQQSLSPETEDVKEAEEKKTKR
- the rfbD gene encoding dTDP-4-dehydrorhamnose reductase codes for the protein MSKIVLGGSGQLGQCIKSVAGEKSEDSKLIFFSSKDADLNNYGQMRNMFEAYKPQMIINCAAYTAVDKAEEEQDIAYALNADAAGNLASLCKHYNSELIHISTDFVFEGNKPGLLTEEDITKPIGVYGKTKLIGEKKIQEEWGRSIILRTSWLYSEYGNNFLKTILRLAGDRDEVKIICDQVGTPTYGIDLARAILHIISLENKEYGIYHYSNEGVASWYDFAYEICKIKGLSVAVKPIKTGEFPTKAKRPIYSVMDKTKVKETFNLEIAHWTDSLRICLERLSTN
- a CDS encoding glycoside hydrolase family 43 protein, giving the protein MKNMKIRNIAYSLKFFFTIYFFILIIPAKAQQNPVFEGWYADPEGIKYGDQFWVFPTYSAPYEEQVFMDAFSSKDLKNWQKHSRIIDTSAVKWAKKAMWAPAVLEKEGKYYLFFGANDVHEGEIGGIGVAVADRPEGPYRDLLGKPLINEIVNGAQPIDQFVFKDTDGAYYMYYGGWGHCNIVKLNDDFTGLVPFDDGEMYKEVTPKDYVEGPFMFVRDGKYYFMWSEGGWTGPDYKVAYAIADSPFGPFERIDTILEQDPTVATGAGHHSVIYDSSNDKWFIVYHRRPLGETSAHHRVTCIDEMHFDEKGFIKPVTMTK
- a CDS encoding NUDIX hydrolase, giving the protein MKWKVLTSEYLIKAPWAVLRRDKCEMPNGHVVPEYYVLEYPNWVNIVALTKDNQVILVKQYRHGAGIESLEIPGGVIDEGEDAETAARREMLEETGYTFDQMEKIVELYPNPATSTNITTTFVARGGVKIREQALDDQEEIEVFLVSIDETKKLLKENKIPQALHAAALFYALY
- a CDS encoding nicotinamide mononucleotide adenylyltransferase, yielding MAREILENKRKALRINLNEQIYGTFAEIGAGQEVARNFFTAGAASGTIAKTMSAYDMAFSDAIYGAEYNRRYVSSSRLEKMLDHEYGLLTDRLTGSKYQNRKFFAFADTVTTLNFSKTNDPHGWIGIRFQSEVGGDPNDIIVHVRLLDSDASLQQTVLGILGVNLVFAAYFYINDVQTMIESLADNLAAGSVEIDLVKVNGPVFNNVNERLINLYLIAKGFSSAAIFDKDGHAHQARDFLYKRDIIILRTKYRQKSNPNFDLFNLAVDQFKRNLGVKDSNLLVMIEVLMSNVLDDHPELSNDDLEYFAQRAEELCATGNHILVSNFTRSHKLANYLSQFKPKNVGISTNISNLRNIFNSRNYGDTYTDELLAYVSGMFSKNVKLYAYPYLDKKSNEIINTNNMPVSREAKPLFDFLTQNHYIIDIENYDERFVKTV